The genomic stretch CCAAACTTGACAACAACGGACTATGGCGTCTATTCTGACGTCAATGGTTTTTATGCCGGTGGCAAGCGCGCAAATAATTTGAATGTCATCACAGGCTTGTTTGTCCGGCTCGCTGTTGGTCCCGCCAACAAAAAAATAGCAGCGCTGCGTAGCACGGCACCCTAAACAAGTTGCCCTTAACACATCAAACCCATGTCGGACCATCTGATCAAGCACGCCCGACAGGGCCTCGTCATTTTTTGCGGCGCCGGGGTATCGATGGTCCCGCCAACCTGCCTGCCTTCATGGTGGCATATGAACGAAGAAGTAATCCGGGCGCTGTGTTCGCAAGTGGCGATATACTGTGGAGAAGACAAAACAACGGCATGGGCTGACGCAATTAACGCCCGACGCAACAGCCGGCGCTTCCCGCCCGAGTTTCAGGCAGAGCTCATCACCAAACATTTTGGCGACAGGTATTTCGAGGTGCTTTCGTGCCTGGATGGCAACACCCCCAACGCAGTACATCTTGCCATTGCCGAGTTAGCCAAAGCCGGCCACGTAAGCGCAGTCATTACAACCAATTTTGACCAGGTACTGGAAGCTGCTTTTTCTCAGGTTGATGCTCCGGTAGATGTGCATTTTAGTAAGCAACATTTTGAAGCACTTGCCACTTCGCTCGACAGCGCGTTTGAGCAGCCGGCGTGTCAATTGCTGAAGCTGCACGGCTCGGTTGCAGACCACCATACCCTGGTGGATACCCTCGCGCAACGTATGCGCGGGCTCCCACTCTCCGTCATCACCTGTATTGATCACCTGCTCTCGCGTTACCACTGGCTTTTTATGGGTTTTTCCGGTGGTGACCTGGAGGGTAACCCGGACTACCTGCGACTGCGGCCGATGACAGAACAGGCGGCTGGTTTTACCTGGCTTGTAAGAGATGCGTCAACTACTGAGCCTATCGAAGCGGTCGCAGCGCTACGCGACCTTTATGGCGCTAAAGCTTCCACGCCACGTGGAGAATTGCCGGCGTGGTTTTTCGATCAATTTGATGCGTTACTGCCAACAGGTTTGCAACCCGCCACACCTGATCCCGACGACGTCGCAGCACGCAAACGCGTCGCAGCTGAAGCAGTTGTGCAACATACCCACACCTGGGCTACAGAAAGAGGCCCGGTGCGCGCCGCATTGGTCATTGCAGATATTCTGTCATTTGCTGTCGGAATGCCTGATGAGGCCCGTCGTTTACTCGAGCAGGTGCTAAGCGAGGTAACACCAGCGGAGCGAGCATTTGTGGTTGTCAGCAACAGCCTCGCCAATTTGCTCATTAATCAAGGGGGACTGGATCAAGCAACCGTACTGCTGCAAAATGCCATTGCCCAACTCACACCAACCCAACAGGCAGATCAAGCTGATCTAAAGAGTACGCTTGGGTTGGTTATGCAAACCCGCGGCAATTACCAAGAGGCCCTGGACCTGTTTGAGCAAACGTATCAATTTGCACTTGAGCAAGCTGATGATCGCCGGCAAGGCATTGCGTTGCACAACAAAGCCATGGCACTTACCGCAATGGGTAACCTGGATGCTGCCAGGACGTGTTATGAAACTGAGCTGTCGCTTGTCCGCACACAAGGAGACGCAGTCGCGCAGGCACAGGTACTGAATAACCTCGGCGAATTGCTACAGCAGCAAAACCTGTTTGGGGAAGCGACACGACATTTGCGAGATGCCATCAAACTACGCGAACGCCTCGGCAATGACCGGGGTGTGGCTCACTGCCTGGGTAATCTGGCGGTCGTGCAATATCGCCAGGGAAATGCAGCAGAAGCAAACCAATCGCACATCCATATCCTGTCTATTTTCAGGAAACTTGGTGACCGGCCAAATGAAATCCTCACCCTGAACAACCTCGCCGACTTTGCGCGACAGGCAGAAGACCTCGATGGAGCGGTGGCATACGCCGAGCAAGGCCTGCAACTGGCTGCTACATACAAGCTCGACGCGGAATATCTGCAATGCCAGTGGAAGCTGGCAGACATTTTTGATGCAGCCGGCCGCATTGAGGAAGCAAAACAACGCTACCTGGAAATACAGGCGGCTTACAAAGCTGCTGAATTAAAAAACAAGGAAGCAGAAGTAAGCAACGCGCTCGGTGTTATGCTGTGGCGGCACAACCAGTTGGACGAAGCTGCTACGCAATTTGAACAGGCCATTCTGCTGTACGAGGCGCTGTCACAACCTGTTAGTCGCGCGGCAGCCCTCGGCAATCTTGCGCTGGTACACCGGCAACGCGGCGACCTGCAACAAGCCTTTACCCTGTTACAGGAAAAACTTGATGTAGCAACGGCCCACAATGCGCCGGCTGAAGCAGCAAATGCGCTGTACAACATGGGGTCAATGTTACACGAACAGGGGCAACTGGAGGATGCATTAAATGCCTTCAACCATGCACAAACGATTCTCGTGAACCTGGGCTTCAATCCACAGGCCGTAGATATCTTATCCGTCATGGGGCAAATTTGCGGACTAGACGGGAAGATCAGTCAGAGTTTGCACTGGTTCGACCAGGCCATCCCGCTCGTGCAAGGAGTGCAACTACAGACACAGGTAACCCAGCGCATGGCATCTGTGCTTGAACTGCTCCTAAAAAGTGGGCATCAGGATCTCGCGAAGGAATACATCTCCAGGATGCAGCAACTGGGCGCGGAAATTAGTATTGATGGCTTGTAGGCCGTGGCTACTTCCAGGCAGGTACTGGGCGCAGCTCAAATGTAAAATACGACGAACCGCACAGTTAGCGGTTGTTCATCATCCATAAGGTGCCTACCTTTTCAATACCCGCCAGATGATTGCTTTACCACCTGACACCCCAATGCAGACTCGACCCATCGCATCCCTGTTTCTTACCACTTTTTTTACGCTTGTTCTTTCAGGATGCACCCCGGAAGCATCATCTTCATCAACGCAGGAAGCCACACCAACAGCGCGAGTTGCTGTTGATGCCGGCGTTATTGTAGCCGACATCAATGCATCCCTGATTTTTTACCGGGACTTGCTGGGCCTCCCAGTTGTGGCGGATATAACTACATCCCTCATCGGCAAAGGCCGCATGGTTCAATTAAAACACGGGGCCTCGCTCATCAAGCTGGTACAGATGGAAGCCATGCCGGAAGCTACAACAGCTACAGGCATTACTACGACGGTTGGCTATCGGTATATCACGCTAATGGTTGAAGACATGGCAACTATCGTAGCAAAAACAGAGGCTGCAGGTACGCCGGTTTTCTTACCCCTGACCACCCTGGGCAATGGCGCGCAAATTTATATGGTGGAAGATCCGGAAGGTAACATTGTTGAATTTGTTGAGGAACCGGTGTAACCCCCACATTTATCTGCGTGTAAACATTACAAACTAAAGGAAATTTCCGGCGTAACAGCCGGCAAGGGTCAAAAATGACCACACCACCCGAACTTTCTGCAACAATGCGTATCTTTTTTAGATAAACGCTTTAACGCTTGATATAAACGTATGCGTCTAAAACTCCAGACTTCCACTGTTTTGCTCGCCCTGCTCGTTTTTACGGGCTGCAGCAACACCAAGAACCTGACTACAGAAACTGCTGCTGTTGGAGCAGCGCCGGCAACTGAAACAACAGCCCAACCTACAGCTGAAACGGCTGAAAAAGAGTCCATCTTCTGGGCCCGTCAGGAGAGCGCCCGCACCCGTTTTGTACAGGCTGATGTTGACTTCATGACCGGTATGATCGGCCACCACGCCCAGGCGTTGATTATGTCTGATCTCGCACCAAAAAATGGTGCCAGTGCTGAAATCCAGACCCTCGCGGCGCGTATTATAAATGCGCAGAAAGACGAAATTGCGCTCATGCAAACCTGGCTTCGGGACCGCGACCAGCCCGTACCCGAAGTGCATATCGACGGACTCAATCTTATGCTACATGGCATGGACAGTGACGGAGGACATGGGGGCCACGGCGGACACGGAGGAATGCACGACCATTCTGAAATGCCTGGCATGCTTTCTCCGGCACAGCTCGAAGAGTTGGCTGCAGCCAAAGGCACTGATTTTGACAAATTGTTTCTCAAGTACATGATCCAGCATCATGCAGGTGCCATTACCATGGTAGACGTGCTGTTTGCAACCGACGGCGCAGGCAATGACGAAGCCTCGTTCAAGCTCGCGGCTGATATCAATGTTGACCAAACCACGGAAATTGCGCGTATGCAGCTCATGCTCGATACACTGAATGCCATGGATACTGCCATGGAAGCAGACCAATAGTTAAAAAATATCCACCTACTATTTCGACTTTTTATCCCAACTAAAAGATAACTATGAAAGGCAATGCCAAACCGCAACGCTCGATGGCCAGCCACTTGTGGCCAGCCCTGCTTATAGCAGGTCTGTTTACCATCGCAGCATGCGCCCCTAAACCCATCGCAACCTCTTCCGAAGGCGAAGCGATGGCTGACGCAAAAATGGAAGAGTCCATGGACGCTATGAAAGCTGCCAAGGACAAAATGATGATGTCTAGAGAAGCGCCAAGCCCGGACCCACGCGTTGGACTCAGCGCCGGCCTCTTTGACGCTGGAGAAGCCGTATGGAATCTTGATCTGGTTTCTACAACCCCGCCGCCAGAGAACTTTGTTGGTGTAACCAACTCTGACCTCGCGTTCCTCGAAAATTATGTTATTCAGGGGAACTACAACGGCATCCAGATCTGGGACATCACAGATCCTAAAGCGCCAAGCCTGACAACAGAGTATGTTTGTCCAGCATCCCAGAGCGATGTATCGGTATATGAAAATCTGTTGTTTGTCTCTGGTGAAGGACTCGGTGGCCGGCTCGACTGTGGTACCCAGGGTGTTGAAGAAGCCATCAGCGGCGACCGCCTCCGTGGTATTCGCGTGTTCGACATTAGCGACATTTACAATCCTGAGTATATCACCAACGTTCAGACCTGCCGCGGCTCACACACGCACTCGCTGCTGAAAGACCCTGATGACGACGATAATGTCTACGTCTACGTTTCTGGTTCAGCACCTGTACGCCCGAATGAAGAATTGTCTGGTTGCTCTTCGGCTATGCCATCTGAAGACCCGAACTCTGCACTCTTCCGCATCGAAGTCATCAAAGTACCACTTGCCAACCCGGAGCAAGCTGCTATCGTGAGCTCTCCGCGTATTTTCAACGACCTCGTTGCCCCACCCGAGCACGGTCTCGCACCAGACGATATTGCAGCACTCGAAGCAGCACGCGCA from Bacteroidota bacterium encodes the following:
- a CDS encoding tetratricopeptide repeat protein, with translation MSDHLIKHARQGLVIFCGAGVSMVPPTCLPSWWHMNEEVIRALCSQVAIYCGEDKTTAWADAINARRNSRRFPPEFQAELITKHFGDRYFEVLSCLDGNTPNAVHLAIAELAKAGHVSAVITTNFDQVLEAAFSQVDAPVDVHFSKQHFEALATSLDSAFEQPACQLLKLHGSVADHHTLVDTLAQRMRGLPLSVITCIDHLLSRYHWLFMGFSGGDLEGNPDYLRLRPMTEQAAGFTWLVRDASTTEPIEAVAALRDLYGAKASTPRGELPAWFFDQFDALLPTGLQPATPDPDDVAARKRVAAEAVVQHTHTWATERGPVRAALVIADILSFAVGMPDEARRLLEQVLSEVTPAERAFVVVSNSLANLLINQGGLDQATVLLQNAIAQLTPTQQADQADLKSTLGLVMQTRGNYQEALDLFEQTYQFALEQADDRRQGIALHNKAMALTAMGNLDAARTCYETELSLVRTQGDAVAQAQVLNNLGELLQQQNLFGEATRHLRDAIKLRERLGNDRGVAHCLGNLAVVQYRQGNAAEANQSHIHILSIFRKLGDRPNEILTLNNLADFARQAEDLDGAVAYAEQGLQLAATYKLDAEYLQCQWKLADIFDAAGRIEEAKQRYLEIQAAYKAAELKNKEAEVSNALGVMLWRHNQLDEAATQFEQAILLYEALSQPVSRAAALGNLALVHRQRGDLQQAFTLLQEKLDVATAHNAPAEAANALYNMGSMLHEQGQLEDALNAFNHAQTILVNLGFNPQAVDILSVMGQICGLDGKISQSLHWFDQAIPLVQGVQLQTQVTQRMASVLELLLKSGHQDLAKEYISRMQQLGAEISIDGL
- a CDS encoding VOC family protein; this encodes MQTRPIASLFLTTFFTLVLSGCTPEASSSSTQEATPTARVAVDAGVIVADINASLIFYRDLLGLPVVADITTSLIGKGRMVQLKHGASLIKLVQMEAMPEATTATGITTTVGYRYITLMVEDMATIVAKTEAAGTPVFLPLTTLGNGAQIYMVEDPEGNIVEFVEEPV
- a CDS encoding DUF305 domain-containing protein, with the protein product MRLKLQTSTVLLALLVFTGCSNTKNLTTETAAVGAAPATETTAQPTAETAEKESIFWARQESARTRFVQADVDFMTGMIGHHAQALIMSDLAPKNGASAEIQTLAARIINAQKDEIALMQTWLRDRDQPVPEVHIDGLNLMLHGMDSDGGHGGHGGHGGMHDHSEMPGMLSPAQLEELAAAKGTDFDKLFLKYMIQHHAGAITMVDVLFATDGAGNDEASFKLAADINVDQTTEIARMQLMLDTLNAMDTAMEADQ